The proteins below are encoded in one region of Thioalkalivibrio sp. K90mix:
- the hfq gene encoding RNA chaperone Hfq yields the protein MAKGQMLQEPFLNALRRDRVPVSIYLVNGIKLQGQIESFDQFVVLLRSTVSQMVYKHAISTIVPSRQVRMNTEGEEAATAEAEA from the coding sequence ATGGCCAAAGGGCAAATGCTGCAGGAACCCTTCCTGAACGCGCTGCGTCGGGACCGAGTGCCGGTCTCGATCTATCTGGTCAACGGCATCAAGCTGCAGGGGCAGATCGAGTCCTTCGATCAGTTCGTGGTGCTGCTGCGAAGCACCGTTTCGCAGATGGTGTACAAGCATGCGATCTCGACCATTGTCCCGTCCCGCCAGGTGCGCATGAATACCGAGGGCGAAGAGGCCGCCACCGCCGAGGCGGAGGCTTGA
- the miaA gene encoding tRNA (adenosine(37)-N6)-dimethylallyltransferase MiaA, whose product MGTFGLGRPPVVILAGPTASGKTALSLALAEALEGEIVSVDSALVYRGMDIGTAKPTAEERARVPHHLLDIRDPEDTYSAADFARDAREAIAGIHARGRTALMVGGTLLYLRALLDGFDEIPEVPNVVREQVRARLDVEGGQALHRELAGVDPEAAARIHPNDPQRILRALEVFEATGRPLSSFQQGAAARVPEGWVSLALWPEDRDVLRERIARRFDAMLEVGFVDELMALQQRPELTAEHPSQRAVGYRQGWQWLAGELDFAQFRERAIAATRQLAKRQLTGLRRFPLHARLNASTVDRSEVLNVIRRADFQ is encoded by the coding sequence ATGGGCACATTCGGACTCGGCCGCCCGCCGGTGGTGATCCTGGCTGGACCGACGGCCTCGGGCAAGACCGCGTTGTCGCTGGCGCTCGCCGAGGCGCTGGAGGGCGAGATCGTCAGCGTCGACTCCGCGCTGGTCTATCGCGGCATGGATATCGGCACCGCGAAGCCCACTGCAGAGGAGCGCGCCCGCGTGCCGCATCACCTGCTGGATATCCGTGACCCGGAGGACACCTACAGTGCCGCCGACTTCGCGCGCGACGCCCGGGAGGCAATCGCCGGGATCCACGCCCGTGGCCGGACGGCTTTGATGGTGGGCGGTACCCTGCTGTACCTGCGTGCCCTGCTGGATGGTTTCGACGAGATCCCCGAGGTACCGAATGTAGTGCGTGAACAAGTGCGCGCGCGCCTGGACGTGGAGGGCGGGCAGGCCCTGCATCGCGAACTCGCCGGGGTGGATCCCGAGGCCGCGGCGCGTATCCACCCGAACGACCCGCAGCGCATCCTGCGGGCGCTGGAGGTCTTCGAGGCGACCGGGCGGCCGCTGTCCAGCTTTCAGCAGGGTGCGGCGGCCCGCGTGCCGGAGGGCTGGGTGTCACTGGCCTTGTGGCCGGAGGATCGCGACGTCCTGCGCGAACGGATCGCCCGGCGCTTCGACGCGATGCTGGAGGTCGGGTTCGTCGATGAACTGATGGCCCTGCAGCAGCGTCCCGAGCTGACGGCGGAGCATCCTTCCCAGCGTGCGGTGGGCTACCGTCAGGGCTGGCAGTGGCTGGCGGGAGAGCTCGACTTCGCGCAGTTCCGCGAGCGGGCGATCGCGGCCACCCGGCAACTGGCCAAGCGCCAGCTGACCGGCCTGCGGCGATTCCCCCTGCATGCGCGATTGAACGCGTCCACGGTCGATCGGTCGGAAGTGTTGAACGTGATTCGCCGCGCAGACTTCCAGTAG
- a CDS encoding LysM peptidoglycan-binding domain-containing protein — MMIRPRSRLPLGIILGLATLLASACSLHDSERALDTSQVDKPVVEGPTQADVQAAMERQAREAADQAAETDDLWERTRLGFGFTDDLHHERVEQYIEHYRANPRIIQLSTERAEPFAYFILSEIEQRDMPTELLLLPIVESGFAAEATSSGRAAGIWQFIPATGDHFDLTRDHWYDGRRDVYQSTLAALDYLEALYQRFDDWYLALAAYNFGQGNVTRAMERNAARGEPTDYWSLELSAEATAYVPRLLALRELFLEPDEHGTQITPIANEPALERIEPGRQADLALIAEMIGLEADDLKRLNPGYQRHATHPSHAQHLFIPHDAAETLEVALAEHGDDPLIRFREYTVARGDNLGSIAQRAGTRVAVLREMNGLNGDNIRAGQTLKLPVTGQEDAEIQVAAAAESGELDTYEIQEGDSLWTISERTGMTISELRAANELERDAILRPGDTLQVTQAGSGSSSDNGRSVAYEVQPGDSLSSIARQFQVSVSDLRRWNSLNGDGIRAGETLTLYVAEADEEAIARARDA, encoded by the coding sequence ATGATGATCCGACCCCGCTCCCGACTGCCGCTTGGCATTATCCTGGGCCTGGCGACCCTGCTGGCCTCTGCCTGTAGCCTACACGACTCCGAACGCGCACTGGATACCTCCCAGGTCGACAAGCCTGTGGTGGAGGGGCCGACCCAGGCCGACGTCCAGGCCGCCATGGAGCGCCAGGCCCGCGAGGCCGCCGACCAGGCCGCGGAGACCGACGACCTGTGGGAACGCACCCGCCTGGGGTTCGGCTTTACCGATGACCTGCACCACGAGCGCGTGGAACAATACATCGAGCATTACCGCGCCAACCCGCGCATCATCCAGCTCTCCACCGAGCGCGCCGAGCCGTTTGCGTACTTCATCCTCTCGGAGATCGAACAGCGCGACATGCCGACCGAGCTGCTGTTGCTGCCGATCGTGGAGAGTGGCTTTGCCGCCGAAGCGACCTCCAGCGGTCGTGCCGCCGGCATCTGGCAGTTCATCCCGGCGACCGGCGACCATTTCGACCTGACGCGCGACCACTGGTACGACGGGCGCCGCGATGTCTACCAGTCCACCCTCGCCGCGCTGGACTACCTGGAGGCCCTGTATCAGCGCTTCGATGACTGGTACCTGGCCCTGGCCGCCTACAACTTCGGCCAGGGCAACGTGACGCGGGCAATGGAGCGCAACGCGGCGCGTGGGGAGCCGACCGACTACTGGAGCCTCGAGCTCTCGGCCGAGGCGACCGCCTACGTGCCCCGTCTCCTGGCCCTGCGCGAGCTGTTTCTGGAGCCCGACGAACACGGGACACAGATTACCCCGATCGCCAATGAACCGGCGCTGGAGCGGATCGAGCCCGGTCGCCAGGCCGATCTCGCCTTGATCGCCGAGATGATCGGGCTCGAGGCGGATGACCTGAAGCGCCTGAATCCGGGCTATCAGCGCCACGCCACCCATCCGTCGCATGCCCAGCACCTGTTCATCCCGCACGATGCGGCCGAGACCCTGGAAGTCGCGCTGGCCGAACACGGCGACGATCCGCTGATCCGCTTCCGCGAATACACCGTGGCCCGGGGTGACAACCTCGGCTCCATCGCCCAGCGGGCCGGCACCCGCGTGGCCGTACTGCGCGAAATGAACGGTCTCAATGGCGACAACATCCGCGCCGGACAGACACTGAAACTGCCGGTGACCGGACAGGAAGACGCCGAGATCCAGGTCGCGGCCGCGGCCGAGTCGGGCGAACTCGACACCTACGAGATCCAGGAAGGCGACAGCCTGTGGACGATCAGCGAGCGTACGGGCATGACCATCAGCGAGCTGCGCGCGGCGAACGAACTGGAGCGCGATGCCATCCTGCGTCCGGGCGATACGTTGCAGGTCACCCAGGCGGGTTCAGGAAGTTCTTCGGATAACGGCCGCAGCGTCGCCTACGAGGTGCAGCCCGGGGATTCCCTGTCCAGCATCGCCCGCCAATTCCAGGTCTCGGTCAGTGACCTGCGCCGCTGGAACTCGCTCAATGGCGACGGCATCCGTGCGGGGGAAACCCTGACGCTCTACGTGGCCGAGGCCGACGAAGAGGCCATTGCGCGGGCCCGCGACGCCTGA
- a CDS encoding SLC13 family permease — protein sequence MEEVAFTLEMGIVFGLLGLTILLFVTEVVRIDLAALGVLFLLGMVALIPGVAPIVEGEALFSGFASNAVIAIIAVMIIGTGLDRSGIMNRLADLILRFGGGTERRVMATTSGAVGIVTSFMQNIGAAALFMPVINRIGAAARIPRSRLLMPMGFAAIVGGTLTLVASSPLILLNDLMPAHLDDFGLFDVTPIGLALLATLIAYFAILGHWVLPARVPRDEDPDESRVQTTSAWFRDVYGMDFGVREARLGDDSALTGMRVGDFEAAFGVHVVGVTTGDETRIEPNRDIELERGAHLAILGPVTTIENTCDHTGTILKDELDVFARALSARHGGIAEVIIPPGSDLIGQTVRDRGMRRTYGISVLRIQRGDDLIIDEVPDTPLKAGDTLVVHTPWENLQALEDDRDFVVVTSRYPRRRREEPATHRPLAALGSLALGLGLVLFTDLPLALALLGGALGMVFTGVIAMDEAYRGISWKTVFLLASLIPLGLAVENSGAGEWIATNGMAQLEDMPVWVLQIAVFLLTTFFTLVMSNVGATVLLVPLAVSFASVAQGAGIDADPRVFALIVAIAASNSFLLPTHQVNALIMDPGGYRVADYLRAGSLMTVLFMAVSLVVINLLF from the coding sequence ATGGAGGAGGTCGCCTTTACCCTGGAGATGGGGATCGTGTTCGGCCTGCTGGGGCTGACGATCCTGCTGTTCGTCACCGAGGTCGTCCGGATCGACCTCGCGGCGCTCGGCGTGCTGTTCCTGCTCGGCATGGTGGCACTGATCCCCGGTGTGGCCCCGATCGTCGAGGGCGAAGCGCTGTTCTCGGGCTTCGCCTCCAATGCGGTGATCGCGATCATCGCGGTGATGATCATTGGCACGGGGCTGGACCGTTCCGGCATCATGAACCGCCTGGCGGATCTGATCCTGCGCTTCGGCGGGGGCACCGAACGCCGGGTGATGGCCACGACCTCCGGTGCGGTGGGCATCGTCACCAGCTTCATGCAGAACATCGGCGCGGCCGCACTGTTCATGCCGGTGATCAACCGCATTGGGGCCGCCGCGCGCATCCCGCGCTCGCGCCTGCTGATGCCGATGGGCTTCGCCGCGATCGTCGGCGGCACCCTGACGCTGGTCGCCTCCAGTCCGCTGATCCTGCTCAACGACCTGATGCCCGCACACCTGGACGACTTCGGGCTGTTCGACGTAACCCCGATCGGGCTGGCCCTGCTGGCGACCCTGATTGCCTATTTTGCGATCCTCGGGCACTGGGTCCTGCCGGCGCGCGTACCACGCGACGAGGATCCGGACGAGAGCCGGGTGCAGACCACCTCGGCCTGGTTCCGCGATGTCTACGGCATGGATTTCGGTGTACGCGAGGCGCGCCTGGGTGACGACAGCGCGCTGACCGGGATGCGCGTCGGCGACTTCGAGGCCGCCTTCGGGGTGCATGTGGTCGGGGTGACCACTGGCGACGAGACCCGCATCGAGCCCAACCGCGACATCGAGCTGGAGCGCGGTGCGCATCTGGCCATCCTCGGCCCGGTCACCACCATCGAAAACACCTGTGATCACACCGGCACGATCCTCAAGGACGAACTGGACGTGTTCGCCCGCGCCCTGTCGGCCCGCCACGGCGGGATTGCCGAAGTGATCATTCCACCCGGCTCCGACCTGATCGGACAGACCGTGCGCGACAGGGGCATGCGCCGCACCTACGGCATCTCGGTATTGCGTATCCAGCGCGGAGACGACCTGATCATCGACGAGGTCCCGGACACCCCGCTCAAGGCCGGCGACACCCTGGTGGTGCATACCCCGTGGGAGAACCTGCAGGCGCTGGAGGACGACCGCGACTTCGTCGTCGTCACCAGCCGCTACCCGCGCCGGCGGCGGGAGGAACCCGCGACTCACCGGCCGCTGGCCGCGCTCGGCTCGCTGGCACTGGGTCTGGGACTGGTGCTGTTCACCGACCTGCCACTGGCACTGGCGTTGCTGGGCGGCGCGCTGGGGATGGTCTTCACCGGCGTGATCGCCATGGACGAGGCCTACCGCGGTATCAGCTGGAAGACGGTATTCCTGCTCGCCTCGCTGATCCCGCTGGGCCTCGCGGTGGAAAATTCCGGGGCCGGCGAGTGGATCGCGACCAATGGCATGGCGCAACTGGAGGATATGCCGGTCTGGGTACTGCAGATCGCGGTGTTTCTGCTGACCACCTTCTTCACGCTGGTGATGTCGAACGTGGGCGCCACCGTGCTGCTGGTCCCGCTGGCCGTCAGCTTCGCCAGTGTCGCCCAGGGAGCCGGCATCGACGCCGACCCTCGGGTATTCGCGCTGATCGTCGCCATCGCCGCTTCCAATTCCTTCCTGCTGCCCACCCACCAGGTGAACGCCCTGATCATGGACCCGGGTGGCTACCGCGTGGCCGACTACCTGCGCGCCGGTTCGCTGATGACCGTGCTGTTCATGGCCGTCTCGCTGGTGGTCATCAACCTGCTTTTTTAG
- the mutL gene encoding DNA mismatch repair endonuclease MutL, producing the protein MSIEKLSEQLINQIAAGEVVERPASVVKELVENALDAGSTRIEVRLEQGGIRLIQISDNGCGIHRDELPLALSRHATSKIRSMEDLEALHTLGFRGEALPSIASVSRLSMTSAVEGERNGWRLTGDGSDVFREAAPAAHPVGTTVEVRDLFFNVPARRKFVRTERTEFNHCETVIRTQAAACPEVAFTLRHNDRVVLDLPAAADPAQRVRALLGEAFMGAATPVGEQRAGLKLSGWLGAPTQSRAQPDQQFFFVNGRAIRDRVLAAAVRKAYQDVLYHGRHPMFVLELELDPVQVDVNAHPTKQEVRFRESRMVHDFIFHALHKALADVRPGDGGMPGYLPADTGSAPAPQERAIPAFPRERALSGLGAPEYRAEARSPAAGSGDRREYASGTSSDYAAAWAEFRGPAAVAEPAPRSFEAAGGASESDDAEGMPPLGFALGQVAETFILAENASGLIVVDMHAAHERITYERLKREWGSQGITSQPLLVPETLDVTPAEAALAEEHAGVLGALGFELDRAGPETLALRAAPALLRGRDTAQLVRDVLADLAAVGYSHRAEGEMNAVLGTMACHGSVRAGRRLTLPEMNQLLRDMEATERSGQCNHGRPTWVELDHHALDRLFLRGR; encoded by the coding sequence GTGTCCATCGAGAAACTCTCCGAGCAACTGATCAACCAGATCGCGGCGGGCGAGGTGGTCGAGCGCCCGGCATCGGTGGTCAAGGAGCTGGTGGAGAATGCCCTGGACGCGGGGTCGACCCGTATCGAGGTACGACTGGAGCAGGGCGGCATCCGCCTGATCCAGATCAGTGACAATGGCTGCGGCATCCATCGCGACGAGCTCCCGCTGGCACTGTCACGCCATGCGACCAGCAAGATCCGCTCGATGGAGGACCTGGAGGCCTTGCACACCCTCGGCTTTCGCGGCGAGGCGCTGCCGTCGATTGCGTCCGTCTCCCGCCTGTCCATGACCTCGGCGGTGGAGGGTGAGCGCAATGGCTGGCGCCTGACCGGTGATGGCTCGGATGTCTTTCGCGAGGCGGCGCCGGCTGCGCACCCGGTGGGCACGACGGTCGAGGTGCGGGACCTGTTCTTCAATGTCCCCGCGCGGCGCAAGTTCGTGCGCACCGAGCGTACCGAGTTCAATCACTGCGAGACCGTCATCCGCACCCAGGCGGCAGCCTGCCCGGAGGTCGCCTTCACCCTGCGCCACAACGATCGTGTGGTGCTGGACCTGCCCGCCGCAGCGGACCCCGCCCAGCGCGTGCGTGCCCTGCTGGGCGAGGCCTTTATGGGCGCGGCGACGCCGGTGGGCGAGCAGCGTGCCGGCCTCAAACTCTCGGGCTGGCTGGGCGCGCCGACCCAGTCGCGGGCACAGCCCGACCAGCAGTTTTTCTTCGTCAATGGCCGCGCGATTCGCGACCGCGTGCTGGCGGCGGCCGTGCGCAAGGCCTATCAGGATGTGCTCTACCACGGGCGTCACCCGATGTTCGTGCTGGAGCTCGAACTGGACCCGGTGCAGGTGGACGTGAACGCCCATCCCACCAAGCAGGAGGTGCGCTTCCGCGAGTCGCGGATGGTGCACGACTTCATCTTTCATGCCCTGCACAAGGCGCTGGCCGATGTGCGTCCCGGGGACGGCGGGATGCCCGGGTATTTGCCAGCCGATACCGGGTCCGCTCCGGCGCCGCAGGAGCGGGCGATTCCGGCGTTCCCGCGCGAGCGCGCCCTGAGCGGGCTGGGGGCGCCCGAGTACCGGGCCGAAGCCCGGTCGCCTGCAGCCGGGTCGGGTGATCGCCGCGAGTATGCCTCTGGCACATCATCGGATTATGCGGCGGCCTGGGCCGAATTCCGCGGGCCAGCCGCGGTCGCCGAGCCCGCACCCCGGTCGTTCGAGGCGGCGGGCGGTGCGAGTGAAAGCGATGATGCGGAAGGTATGCCACCGCTGGGTTTTGCGCTGGGGCAGGTCGCGGAGACCTTCATCCTGGCGGAGAATGCAAGCGGCCTGATCGTGGTCGACATGCATGCGGCGCACGAGCGCATTACCTACGAGCGCCTCAAGCGCGAATGGGGCTCGCAGGGTATTACCTCACAGCCTTTGCTGGTGCCGGAAACACTGGACGTGACGCCTGCCGAGGCCGCGCTGGCCGAGGAACATGCCGGTGTGCTGGGTGCCCTGGGGTTCGAGCTGGATCGCGCGGGGCCCGAGACGCTGGCCTTGCGCGCGGCCCCGGCGCTGCTGCGCGGGCGGGACACGGCTCAGTTGGTGCGTGATGTGCTCGCGGACCTCGCGGCCGTCGGCTACAGCCACCGCGCCGAGGGCGAGATGAATGCGGTACTCGGCACCATGGCCTGCCACGGTTCGGTGCGCGCCGGGCGCCGTCTGACACTCCCGGAGATGAACCAGCTGCTGCGCGACATGGAGGCGACTGAACGCTCCGGCCAGTGCAACCACGGTCGCCCGACCTGGGTGGAGCTCGATCACCACGCGCTGGATCGCTTGTTTCTTCGAGGGCGTTGA
- the hflX gene encoding ribosome rescue GTPase HflX, with amino-acid sequence MFERPDSAGDRAVLVALAIGENPDIEAQVQEFDELVRSAGADVLELVRGSRDRPHPRLFVGAGKADEIRAAVEAHGADVVIFNHALSPSQERNLERHLQCRVLDRAGLILDIFAQRARSHEGKLQVELAQLRHMATRLVRGWTHLERQKGGIGLRGPGETQLETDRRLLAARIKHIERRLEKVERTREQGRQARLRNEIPTVSLVGYTNAGKSTLFNRLTHSDVYEADQLFATLDPTLRRLDLAPHQSLILADTVGFVRDLPHELVAAFKATLTETREAALLLHVIDAADPEREARIRQVEAVLEEIGAQDVPCWRVYNKIDRLESTPDAAEARFGSGDDVFWVSAYTGEGIATLEEHLAETFTESMMRGWVELPASAGRLRAQLYEEKAVEAEQTTADGQIQLRLSLPQRRFQQLVSDAGLNPEQIEIVFDEPSSTAVGQ; translated from the coding sequence TTGTTTGAGCGTCCCGATAGCGCCGGCGATCGCGCCGTGCTGGTGGCGCTGGCCATCGGCGAAAACCCCGACATCGAGGCCCAGGTCCAGGAATTCGACGAGCTGGTCCGCTCCGCCGGCGCGGATGTGTTGGAACTCGTGCGGGGTTCACGCGACCGCCCGCATCCCCGCCTATTCGTAGGTGCCGGCAAGGCCGACGAGATTCGTGCTGCGGTCGAGGCCCATGGCGCTGACGTGGTGATCTTCAACCATGCCCTCTCGCCCAGCCAGGAACGCAACCTCGAACGTCACCTGCAGTGCCGGGTGCTGGACCGTGCGGGGCTGATCCTCGACATCTTCGCCCAGCGTGCGCGTTCACACGAGGGCAAGCTGCAGGTCGAGCTGGCCCAGTTGCGTCACATGGCCACGCGACTGGTGCGTGGCTGGACTCACCTGGAACGGCAGAAGGGCGGCATTGGCCTGCGCGGGCCGGGGGAAACCCAGCTCGAAACCGACCGCCGCTTGCTGGCCGCGCGTATCAAGCACATCGAACGGCGCCTGGAGAAGGTCGAGCGCACCCGCGAGCAGGGCCGTCAGGCGCGCCTGCGCAACGAGATCCCGACCGTGTCCCTGGTGGGCTATACCAACGCCGGCAAGTCCACGCTGTTCAACCGCCTGACCCACTCCGACGTGTACGAGGCGGATCAGCTGTTCGCGACCCTGGACCCGACCCTGCGGCGGCTGGACCTGGCCCCGCACCAGTCGTTGATCCTGGCGGACACCGTCGGCTTCGTGCGCGACCTGCCGCACGAACTGGTGGCGGCCTTTAAAGCGACCCTGACCGAGACCCGCGAGGCCGCGCTGCTGCTGCACGTGATCGACGCCGCCGACCCCGAGCGCGAGGCGCGCATCCGCCAGGTCGAGGCGGTGCTGGAGGAGATCGGTGCGCAGGATGTCCCGTGCTGGCGGGTCTACAACAAAATTGACCGGCTGGAGTCGACCCCGGATGCCGCCGAGGCCCGCTTCGGTTCCGGCGATGATGTCTTCTGGGTGTCCGCGTATACGGGCGAGGGTATCGCCACGCTGGAAGAGCACCTGGCCGAGACCTTTACCGAGTCGATGATGCGGGGCTGGGTGGAACTGCCGGCCAGTGCCGGCCGGTTGCGCGCCCAGCTCTACGAGGAGAAGGCCGTGGAGGCGGAGCAGACCACCGCTGACGGTCAGATCCAGTTGCGCCTGAGCCTGCCGCAACGGCGCTTCCAGCAACTGGTGAGTGATGCCGGCCTGAATCCGGAGCAGATCGAGATCGTGTTCGACGAGCCCTCATCGACCGCGGTGGGGCAGTAG
- a CDS encoding proline--tRNA ligase: MRVSQFPLNTLKETPADAEIVSHQLMLRAGYVRRLAAGLYTWLPLGLRVLRRVENIVREEMNRAGALEVLMPAVQPAELWQESGRWDFYGAELLRLKDRHERDFCFGPTHEEVITDLVRREIRSYRQLPVNYYQIQTKFRDERRPRFGIMRAREFLMKDAYSFHLDADSLSRTYQQMHDAYCRIFERCGLDFRAVEADTGAIGGNASHEFHVLASSGEDAIAFSPGGYAANVELAMCPQPAQAPPPSGEMEKIATPGVHTIEDLANFLDIPTAQTVKTLVVAASEAVDADLVALILRGDHELNAVKAEKHPWIAEPLRMAEAAEIRAAFGADPGSLGPVGSPIPVLADHSVLGMSDMVVGANENGHHLKQVNWERDLPRPESSDLRNITEGEPAPDGSGPIEIRRGIEVGHIFQLGDKYSQALGARVLDEDGREQVVTMGCYGIGVSRVVAAAIEQNSDERGICWPTAIAPFDIALCPIGAKKSQRVREAAEKLHDELEAAGFQVLLDDREQRPGVMFADMELIGIPHRLVIGERGLDAGELEYQARTASEAEHLPMDGLLDALRERLQG, encoded by the coding sequence ATGCGCGTCTCGCAATTCCCGCTGAACACCCTGAAGGAAACCCCGGCCGACGCCGAGATCGTCTCCCACCAGCTGATGCTGCGCGCCGGCTATGTCCGGCGCCTGGCCGCCGGGCTGTACACCTGGCTTCCACTGGGGCTGCGCGTACTGCGCCGGGTGGAGAACATTGTGCGCGAGGAGATGAACCGGGCCGGTGCGCTGGAGGTACTGATGCCGGCCGTGCAGCCGGCCGAGCTGTGGCAGGAATCCGGTCGCTGGGACTTCTACGGAGCCGAGCTGCTGCGCCTGAAGGATCGCCACGAACGCGACTTCTGCTTCGGCCCGACTCACGAGGAGGTCATCACCGATCTCGTGCGCCGCGAGATCCGCAGCTATCGCCAGCTACCGGTGAACTACTACCAGATCCAGACCAAGTTCCGGGACGAGCGCCGCCCGCGTTTCGGCATCATGCGCGCCCGCGAATTCCTGATGAAGGACGCCTACTCCTTCCACCTCGACGCCGATTCGCTGAGCCGGACCTACCAGCAGATGCACGATGCCTACTGCCGTATCTTCGAGCGCTGCGGCCTCGATTTCCGCGCGGTGGAGGCCGACACCGGCGCGATCGGCGGCAATGCCTCGCACGAGTTCCACGTCCTCGCCAGTTCCGGCGAAGACGCCATCGCCTTCTCCCCGGGTGGCTATGCGGCCAACGTCGAGCTGGCCATGTGCCCGCAGCCGGCGCAGGCCCCGCCACCCAGCGGTGAAATGGAAAAGATCGCTACCCCCGGGGTGCATACGATCGAGGACCTGGCGAACTTCCTCGACATCCCGACCGCGCAGACCGTCAAGACCCTGGTGGTCGCCGCCTCCGAGGCGGTCGATGCCGACCTGGTCGCCCTCATCCTGCGCGGTGACCATGAACTCAATGCCGTGAAGGCGGAAAAGCATCCGTGGATCGCCGAGCCGCTGCGCATGGCCGAGGCGGCCGAAATCCGGGCGGCCTTCGGTGCCGATCCCGGTTCGCTGGGGCCGGTCGGCAGCCCGATCCCGGTCCTGGCCGACCATTCGGTGCTCGGCATGTCCGACATGGTGGTCGGGGCCAACGAGAACGGCCATCACCTGAAACAGGTGAACTGGGAGCGTGATCTGCCGCGGCCGGAGAGCAGCGACCTGCGCAACATCACCGAGGGCGAACCCGCCCCGGACGGCTCCGGCCCGATCGAGATTCGCCGCGGCATCGAGGTCGGCCACATCTTCCAGCTCGGCGACAAGTACAGCCAGGCACTGGGCGCCCGCGTACTGGACGAGGACGGCCGCGAACAGGTGGTGACCATGGGCTGCTACGGTATCGGCGTCTCGCGCGTGGTGGCCGCCGCGATCGAACAGAACTCCGACGAGCGCGGCATCTGCTGGCCCACCGCCATTGCGCCCTTCGACATCGCCCTGTGCCCGATCGGCGCGAAGAAGTCCCAGCGCGTGCGCGAGGCCGCGGAAAAACTGCACGACGAACTCGAGGCCGCCGGCTTCCAGGTCCTGCTGGACGATCGCGAACAGCGCCCCGGGGTGATGTTCGCCGACATGGAGCTGATCGGCATCCCGCACCGCCTGGTCATCGGCGAGCGCGGTCTGGACGCCGGCGAACTCGAGTACCAGGCGCGCACCGCCAGCGAGGCCGAACACCTGCCGATGGACGGCCTGCTCGACGCCCTGCGCGAACGTCTGCAGGGCTGA
- the dnaQ gene encoding DNA polymerase III subunit epsilon — translation MRQIVLDTETTGLEPSEGHRVIEIGCLELDNRRPTGRKLHEYLQPDREIDAGAIEVHGITNEFLADKPRFADVVGEFIEFVRGAELIIHNAPFDVGFINHELRLLGEAAPVTELVEVCTVLDSLVMARRMHPGTRNSLDALCKRYEIDASGRTLHGALLDAELLADVYLAMTGGQVALGLDAGGDAGAEAGAPARAQRSGKPLPVIEPDADEQAAHEALLRTLDEAAGGVCRWRATTS, via the coding sequence ATGCGACAGATCGTGCTGGACACCGAGACCACCGGCCTGGAGCCGTCCGAGGGGCATCGTGTCATCGAGATCGGCTGTCTGGAGCTGGACAATCGTCGCCCGACCGGGCGCAAGCTGCACGAGTACCTGCAGCCGGACCGGGAGATCGATGCCGGGGCGATCGAGGTCCACGGGATCACCAACGAGTTTCTCGCCGACAAGCCGCGGTTTGCCGATGTCGTCGGTGAGTTCATCGAGTTCGTGCGCGGGGCCGAGCTGATCATCCACAACGCGCCGTTCGATGTCGGCTTTATCAATCACGAGCTGCGTCTGCTGGGCGAGGCCGCGCCGGTCACGGAACTGGTGGAGGTCTGCACCGTGCTGGATTCGCTGGTGATGGCGCGACGTATGCATCCGGGCACGCGCAACTCGCTGGATGCGCTGTGCAAGCGCTACGAGATCGATGCCTCCGGGCGTACGCTGCATGGTGCGCTGCTGGATGCCGAGCTGCTGGCGGACGTCTACCTGGCGATGACCGGCGGGCAGGTCGCCCTGGGGTTGGACGCCGGGGGGGATGCTGGAGCCGAGGCCGGTGCCCCGGCGCGGGCGCAGCGCTCCGGCAAGCCGCTGCCCGTGATCGAGCCGGATGCCGACGAACAGGCCGCGCACGAGGCCCTGCTGCGTACGCTGGACGAAGCGGCGGGCGGCGTCTGCCGCTGGCGTGCGACGACGTCCTGA
- the rnhA gene encoding ribonuclease HI, whose amino-acid sequence MTDERVYIYTDGACRGNPGPGGWGAILRYRGTERELYGAEAETTNNRMELTAAIRALETLKRPCKVELVTDSKYVKQGLTEWLPGWKRRNWKSASGSPVKNRDLWEALDAEAARHDIEWYWVRGHSGHPENERADELANAGIDALLAGQPIEN is encoded by the coding sequence ATGACTGACGAGCGTGTGTACATCTATACCGACGGCGCCTGTCGCGGTAACCCGGGCCCCGGTGGCTGGGGGGCGATCCTGCGTTACCGGGGGACCGAGCGCGAGCTGTACGGGGCCGAGGCCGAGACCACCAACAATCGTATGGAACTGACGGCCGCGATCCGCGCCCTGGAGACGCTCAAGCGGCCCTGCAAGGTGGAACTGGTCACGGATTCGAAGTACGTCAAGCAGGGCCTGACCGAATGGCTGCCCGGCTGGAAACGCCGCAACTGGAAATCCGCCAGCGGTTCGCCGGTGAAGAATCGCGACCTGTGGGAGGCGCTGGACGCCGAGGCCGCGCGCCACGACATCGAGTGGTACTGGGTGCGTGGTCACAGCGGACACCCGGAGAACGAGCGTGCCGACGAGCTGGCGAATGCCGGCATCGACGCCCTGCTGGCCGGTCAACCCATCGAGAACTGA